Genomic DNA from Deltaproteobacteria bacterium:
CGTTTCTAACCATTATCCGTGATTGCGCAAATAATTAATAGAAACCAATGGTTTATGATTTTTCCATCATCGTTTTCACGTTGGCACACGATTTGAAAATAGATGATGGAGCGGATGCAAATTCATAACAGATAAAGGAGATACACATGGTTGTATACGCGCAAATACAAAACAAAAGAGGAACCAGAAGGGGTTCCGGAAAGGAGGTCGTTATGACGAACTGGAATGTGTTCAGTGAGATGGACAAACTGCGGACTGACATGGACCGGTTGTTTAGCGAAGTGACGGGCTCCCGTCCCTGGCGGCTTGCTTTCCTCCCGGGGATTGCTTCCCGCCGCTATCCACTGGTAAATGTGAGCGAGACCGAAGGAGGCTACAAGGTTGTCGCACTGGCCCCCGGGGTTCAACCGGAGAACTTCGAGGTCACGGTAAAGAACAATATTCTGACCCTCTCCGGTGAAAAGAGACCACCCGAGGATGTGAGTCCCGACGAGTATCACCGGTCCGAGCGTTCCGAGGGCAGGTTCGTGCGCTCCCTGGAACTCCCGGGCGCAATCGACCCGGACAGGGTCAAGGCCAGTTACGCAAATGGACTACTGACGGTGATCCTGGAGAAGAGCGAGGCCGCAAAACCTCGCGCGATTCCCGTGGACACCGCGTGAAAGAAAAGAAGGAGGTGCACAATGACTAACATAGAACGAACGGTATCGGAAAGCGGACGAGTATCTCCCGACAGGAAGGAATTGACACGGCAGGAGGAGCGTTACGCGATACCTCCCGTGGACATCTACGAGAAAGAGGATGGGCTCACGGTCCTCGCGGACCTGCCGGGCGTAACTTCCGAGGGTCTTTCGGTAAACGTTGAGAACGGAATACTCACCATCGAGGGAAAGGTGGAACGGCAGGCGGCAGAGGATGTGATCAGCAGAGAATTCGATTTGACCTCTTTCTACCGCCAGTTTCGGATCTCGGAGACGATCGACACCGAAAAAATCAAAGCTACGCTCAAAAACGGGGTTCTCACCCTTCTCCTGCCGAAGGTGGAGAAGGCAAAGCCCCGTCAAATTCCTATCCAGTCTGCCTGATCGATTCAATCATCCAGAGGGCCCGGCTGCTACCGGGCCCTCGCATCGGGGTCAGTTCCCATATCCTCAGGTTTTTCGCAATTTCCCATATGGGAAAAAAGATGGTAGAGGCTTGGTCTTCGCAGGAGCTGAGTGATCCATGCAAAATGTGAGAAAATGGGAACTGACCCCATCATCAATTAAAATCTGATCAGGTCCTTGAGGCCAGCGTGCTCGAAGATCATGCAGCTCTGGAGCGTCAACCTCTTCCCTGCTCCGGCAGAAATGGCTCTTTCATACATCGCATGAGCTATCGCCACATCGACATAGGCGAGGCCTACGGCATTGAAGTAGTTGATTTCCCCTTCCGATTCCCGGCCTTTCTTATCCCCCGCAACGAGTTCCACTAAATTCGCATAGATGTCGTCATCGCTGAGTTCACCGTCCTTGTACATGCGGCTCAAGGTTTGGGTGCGGTGTTTGACCGTTTCCCAGTCGTCGCAGACGATTTTTGTGCACTTTCTCGCCACGGCATACTCGTCTTCCCATCCGCCGATGTGGCTGTAGAAGGCCCCCTCTTTTACCCAGTCGGCTTTCAGGAGCGGGGCCTGAGCGCTCGTGCCCGTGACGATAACGTCTGCCCCCACGATGGCCTTCGCAAGATCCGTGTCCGTGGGGATGAATTTCATGTCCGGGAAGATGGGCTGCATCTCCTCGATGAACTGCGCCTCCTCCGGTGCCGTTTTCGCCGACACACGGCACTCCTCGAGGCCCCTCAGGACGGTCTTCATTGCTACCAGGTGCATTTTCGACTGCTCGCCGGAACCGATGAACCCGATGACCTTCGAGTCTTTCCGGGCAAGGTGTTTCGCTGCGATCCCCCCCATGGCGCCGACGCGGATATTCGAGCAGAGGGTTCCTTCCATGACCGCCACGGGGAATCCCTTTTCGATCTCCGAGAGAATAATCACCGCAGAGAGGTTCTGCAGGCCGTATTTTTCCGGGTTCGGGGGAAACACCGACACCCACTTCACGCCGCAAATCTTATCGGTCAGAAAGGTGGCCGGCAGACAGTTGATCCGCTCCTGGGTCTCCTGGTTGAAGATCTGCACGATCTTCTCGGGAAAGAGGACTTCATCGTTGTTGAAGGCGAGCATTCCCTTTTCCGCAGCCGCCATGGCCATATTCATATCGAAACAGCCGGCCTCTAAAAAATCCTCCTGGGACAGGTAGGTGAAGGTAATTTCGTTTTTCGACATAAAAGTGTCTCCTTATTTCAAGATTCCCTATTGTGACAAAAACAGGGTGGCCATTCAACAAAATCGGGCCCGGAGCAACACGGAACCTCTGATCTCCGGTACCACGGACGCTCGCGCCACAAGTGTGATTTCTGGTTTTCATTCCCCGCGACGCCTCCCATATGAGATGTCCCTTTCTTTTGGCGCAAAAATGTGAGGAAATGGGAACTGA
This window encodes:
- a CDS encoding ornithine cyclodeaminase family protein, producing MSKNEITFTYLSQEDFLEAGCFDMNMAMAAAEKGMLAFNNDEVLFPEKIVQIFNQETQERINCLPATFLTDKICGVKWVSVFPPNPEKYGLQNLSAVIILSEIEKGFPVAVMEGTLCSNIRVGAMGGIAAKHLARKDSKVIGFIGSGEQSKMHLVAMKTVLRGLEECRVSAKTAPEEAQFIEEMQPIFPDMKFIPTDTDLAKAIVGADVIVTGTSAQAPLLKADWVKEGAFYSHIGGWEDEYAVARKCTKIVCDDWETVKHRTQTLSRMYKDGELSDDDIYANLVELVAGDKKGRESEGEINYFNAVGLAYVDVAIAHAMYERAISAGAGKRLTLQSCMIFEHAGLKDLIRF
- a CDS encoding Hsp20 family protein, translating into MTNIERTVSESGRVSPDRKELTRQEERYAIPPVDIYEKEDGLTVLADLPGVTSEGLSVNVENGILTIEGKVERQAAEDVISREFDLTSFYRQFRISETIDTEKIKATLKNGVLTLLLPKVEKAKPRQIPIQSA
- a CDS encoding Hsp20 family protein, which produces MTNWNVFSEMDKLRTDMDRLFSEVTGSRPWRLAFLPGIASRRYPLVNVSETEGGYKVVALAPGVQPENFEVTVKNNILTLSGEKRPPEDVSPDEYHRSERSEGRFVRSLELPGAIDPDRVKASYANGLLTVILEKSEAAKPRAIPVDTA